In Candidatus Limnocylindria bacterium, one DNA window encodes the following:
- a CDS encoding RNA polymerase sigma factor, whose product MEVARAASAVSNVDAELLAAYPALMRRLTFVLRDASEAEDVAQAAFTRALEHRHKFAGGDVRAWFYTIGLRLAFNELRRRRRMAVADLVDEPTWAMSSDPDLWTALQQLEPHHRAALVLSTLDGYTHEEIGQMLGVRPGTVSSWLSRTKERLRALLGGDA is encoded by the coding sequence TTGGAAGTTGCCCGGGCTGCTTCGGCGGTGAGCAACGTCGACGCGGAGCTTCTCGCTGCGTATCCAGCGCTGATGCGTCGGCTCACGTTCGTCCTGCGCGATGCGAGCGAAGCGGAGGACGTGGCCCAGGCCGCGTTCACGCGGGCGCTCGAGCACCGACACAAATTCGCTGGAGGCGACGTGCGGGCGTGGTTCTACACCATCGGGCTTCGGCTGGCCTTCAACGAGCTGCGGCGTCGGCGGAGGATGGCAGTCGCGGATCTCGTTGACGAGCCGACGTGGGCGATGTCATCGGACCCGGACCTGTGGACCGCCCTTCAGCAGCTCGAGCCGCACCACAGAGCAGCTCTCGTGTTGAGCACGCTCGACGGATACACGCACGAAGAGATCGGCCAGATGCTCGGCGTCCGACCGGGAACCGTCTCGAGCTGGCTGTCGAGGACGAAGGAGCGGCTCCGTGCCCTTCTCGGAGGTGACGCATGA
- a CDS encoding DUF3883 domain-containing protein gives MDVVPEPIIGNKNIEDAAIRFVVDQERGFGRAARDTRHASAPADIESDGRTIEVKAFGGWLRTQGALLLEARQVDEARRNSEFYVYVVENVAQGNPAKFELRVIGGGQLQALLAAAKVHRYFEIPVRAADYAKLGRLNR, from the coding sequence ATGGACGTAGTGCCCGAGCCGATCATCGGCAACAAGAACATCGAGGACGCCGCAATCCGGTTCGTTGTGGATCAGGAACGGGGATTCGGTCGCGCGGCGCGCGACACCCGGCATGCGAGTGCCCCAGCAGACATCGAGAGCGACGGGCGCACGATCGAGGTCAAGGCATTCGGCGGATGGTTGCGGACGCAGGGCGCGTTGCTGCTTGAGGCACGTCAGGTCGATGAAGCGAGGCGGAACTCCGAGTTTTACGTCTACGTCGTCGAGAACGTCGCGCAGGGCAATCCCGCCAAATTCGAGCTCCGCGTGATCGGTGGCGGCCAACTGCAGGCGCTGCTCGCTGCCGCGAAGGTGCACCGCTACTTCGAGATACCCGTTCGTGCCGCTGACTATGCGAAGCTAGGGCGATTGAACAGATGA